From one Solanum lycopersicum chromosome 12, SLM_r2.1 genomic stretch:
- the LOC101253260 gene encoding vacuolar cation/proton exchanger 5-like isoform X2: MYALKSGMIRVVQQSLLGSILSNTLLVLGCAFFGGGIVHSNKEQLFDKGTAGMNSGLLLMAVMCLLFPAVLHVTHTEVHFGKSELALSRFSSCIMLIAYGAYLLFQLTNQKNLYMPMAEEEDHIDGSADDEETPEISKWWSILWLSVMTLWIAVLSEYLVNTVEGASVAMNIPVAFISVVVLPIVGNAAEHAGAVMFACKDKLDISLGVAIGSSTQIAMFGIPFCVVVGWIIGSPMNLDFQMFETATLFMTVLVVAFMLQDGTSNYFKGLMLLFCYLIVAASFFVHIDPESIQDKPQKHIG, from the exons ATGTATGCATTGAAAAGTGGAATGATTCGTGTAGTGCAGCAGTCACTATTAGGCTCAATTCTGTCCAATACTTTACTAGTGCTTGGATGTGCATTTTTTGGCGGTGGAATTGTTCATTCTAATAAGGAGCAGCTTTTCGACAAG GGAACTGCAGGGATGAATTCGGGGTTGCTTTTAATGGCAGTTATGTGCTTGTTGTTCCCCGCTGTCCTCCACGTTACACACACTGAAGTGCATTTCGGGAAATCAGAGTTGGCACTTTCCAGATTTAGCAGCTGCATTATGCTTATAGCGTATGGCGCGTATCTACTTTTTCAGCTGACCAACCAAAAGAATCTTTACATGCCGATGGCCGAG GAAGAGGATCATATTGATGGAAGTGCAGATGATGAAGAAACTCCGGAGATATCGAAATGGTGGTCAATTTTATGGCTTTCTGTTATGACACTATGGATAGCTGTCCTATCAGAGTACCTTGTTAATACCGTAGAA GGAGCATCCGTTGCAATGAATATTCCTGTAGCATTTATTAGTGTGGTAGTGCTTCCCATTGTTGGAAACGCTGCGGAGCATGCCGGAGCTGTCATGTTTGCCTGCAAAGACAAGCTT GATATATCTTTGGGAGTTGCAATAGGTTCATCAACGCAGATAGCCATGTTTGGG ATCCCATTCTGTGTTGTAGTCGGATGGATAATAGGCTCACCGATGAATTTGGACTTCCAAATGTTTGAAACAGCTACACTTTTTATGACTGTCCTTGTAGTAGCTTTCATGCTGCAG GACGGAACGTCTAATTACTTTAAAGGGCTGATGCTCCTTTTCTGCTATCTGATAGTTGCAGCAAGCTTCTTTGTACATATAGATCCGGAGTCTATAC AGGACAAGCCACAAAAACATATAGGATAA
- the LOC101253260 gene encoding vacuolar cation/proton exchanger 5-like isoform X1, which produces MALYLANIISINLQLKTFTVGGLLNATFGNATELIISMYALKSGMIRVVQQSLLGSILSNTLLVLGCAFFGGGIVHSNKEQLFDKGTAGMNSGLLLMAVMCLLFPAVLHVTHTEVHFGKSELALSRFSSCIMLIAYGAYLLFQLTNQKNLYMPMAEEEDHIDGSADDEETPEISKWWSILWLSVMTLWIAVLSEYLVNTVEGASVAMNIPVAFISVVVLPIVGNAAEHAGAVMFACKDKLDISLGVAIGSSTQIAMFGIPFCVVVGWIIGSPMNLDFQMFETATLFMTVLVVAFMLQDGTSNYFKGLMLLFCYLIVAASFFVHIDPESIQDKPQKHIG; this is translated from the exons ATGGCACTCTATTTAGCCAATATCATCTCGATTAATCTGCAGTTAAAAACTTTTACAGTCGGAGGACTTCTAAATGCGACTTTTGGAAACGCTACAGAGTTGATAATATCAATGTATGCATTGAAAAGTGGAATGATTCGTGTAGTGCAGCAGTCACTATTAGGCTCAATTCTGTCCAATACTTTACTAGTGCTTGGATGTGCATTTTTTGGCGGTGGAATTGTTCATTCTAATAAGGAGCAGCTTTTCGACAAG GGAACTGCAGGGATGAATTCGGGGTTGCTTTTAATGGCAGTTATGTGCTTGTTGTTCCCCGCTGTCCTCCACGTTACACACACTGAAGTGCATTTCGGGAAATCAGAGTTGGCACTTTCCAGATTTAGCAGCTGCATTATGCTTATAGCGTATGGCGCGTATCTACTTTTTCAGCTGACCAACCAAAAGAATCTTTACATGCCGATGGCCGAG GAAGAGGATCATATTGATGGAAGTGCAGATGATGAAGAAACTCCGGAGATATCGAAATGGTGGTCAATTTTATGGCTTTCTGTTATGACACTATGGATAGCTGTCCTATCAGAGTACCTTGTTAATACCGTAGAA GGAGCATCCGTTGCAATGAATATTCCTGTAGCATTTATTAGTGTGGTAGTGCTTCCCATTGTTGGAAACGCTGCGGAGCATGCCGGAGCTGTCATGTTTGCCTGCAAAGACAAGCTT GATATATCTTTGGGAGTTGCAATAGGTTCATCAACGCAGATAGCCATGTTTGGG ATCCCATTCTGTGTTGTAGTCGGATGGATAATAGGCTCACCGATGAATTTGGACTTCCAAATGTTTGAAACAGCTACACTTTTTATGACTGTCCTTGTAGTAGCTTTCATGCTGCAG GACGGAACGTCTAATTACTTTAAAGGGCTGATGCTCCTTTTCTGCTATCTGATAGTTGCAGCAAGCTTCTTTGTACATATAGATCCGGAGTCTATAC AGGACAAGCCACAAAAACATATAGGATAA
- the LOC101253260 gene encoding vacuolar cation/proton exchanger 5-like isoform X4, translated as MNSGLLLMAVMCLLFPAVLHVTHTEVHFGKSELALSRFSSCIMLIAYGAYLLFQLTNQKNLYMPMAEEEDHIDGSADDEETPEISKWWSILWLSVMTLWIAVLSEYLVNTVEGASVAMNIPVAFISVVVLPIVGNAAEHAGAVMFACKDKLDISLGVAIGSSTQIAMFGIPFCVVVGWIIGSPMNLDFQMFETATLFMTVLVVAFMLQDGTSNYFKGLMLLFCYLIVAASFFVHIDPESIQDKPQKHIG; from the exons ATGAATTCGGGGTTGCTTTTAATGGCAGTTATGTGCTTGTTGTTCCCCGCTGTCCTCCACGTTACACACACTGAAGTGCATTTCGGGAAATCAGAGTTGGCACTTTCCAGATTTAGCAGCTGCATTATGCTTATAGCGTATGGCGCGTATCTACTTTTTCAGCTGACCAACCAAAAGAATCTTTACATGCCGATGGCCGAG GAAGAGGATCATATTGATGGAAGTGCAGATGATGAAGAAACTCCGGAGATATCGAAATGGTGGTCAATTTTATGGCTTTCTGTTATGACACTATGGATAGCTGTCCTATCAGAGTACCTTGTTAATACCGTAGAA GGAGCATCCGTTGCAATGAATATTCCTGTAGCATTTATTAGTGTGGTAGTGCTTCCCATTGTTGGAAACGCTGCGGAGCATGCCGGAGCTGTCATGTTTGCCTGCAAAGACAAGCTT GATATATCTTTGGGAGTTGCAATAGGTTCATCAACGCAGATAGCCATGTTTGGG ATCCCATTCTGTGTTGTAGTCGGATGGATAATAGGCTCACCGATGAATTTGGACTTCCAAATGTTTGAAACAGCTACACTTTTTATGACTGTCCTTGTAGTAGCTTTCATGCTGCAG GACGGAACGTCTAATTACTTTAAAGGGCTGATGCTCCTTTTCTGCTATCTGATAGTTGCAGCAAGCTTCTTTGTACATATAGATCCGGAGTCTATAC AGGACAAGCCACAAAAACATATAGGATAA
- the LOC101252960 gene encoding uncharacterized protein — translation MSMEGDWMCAACQHLNFKKRDACQRCSCPKYATTTDVYMYGLNKTEVLAGDWYCSAMNCGTHNYASRTSCYRCGALKNNYYGIGTGMTASTGYGYDASACPGWKSGDWICSRLGCGMHNYASRAECYKCKMPRDFGDELRENELY, via the exons ATGAGCATGGAAGGAGATTGGATGTGTGCTGCATGCCAACACTTAAATTTCAAGAAACGGGATGCCTGCCAACGATGTAGCTGTCCTAAATATGCAACAACAACCGATGTTTACATGTATGGACTAAACAAAACAGAAGTCCTAGCTGGAGACTGGTATTGCAGTGCCATGAACTGCGGTACACACAACTACGCAAGCAGAACAAGCTGTTATAGATGTGGTgccttaaaaaataattattatggcATCGGGACGGGAATGACAGCATCAACAGGTTATGGATATGATGCAAGTGCTTGTCCTGGTTGGAAGAGTGGTGATTGGATTTGCAGCAG ATTAGGATGTGGTATGCACAACTATGCCAGTAGAGCAGAATGTTATAAATGCAAGATGCCTAGGGATTTTG GAGATGAACTGAGAgaaaatgaattatattga
- the LOC101253260 gene encoding vacuolar cation/proton exchanger 5-like isoform X3 has product MALYLANIISINLQLKTFTVGGLLNATFGNATELIISMYALKSGMIRVVQQSLLGSILSNTLLVLGCAFFGGGIVHSNKEQLFDKGTAGMNSGLLLMAVMCLLFPAVLHVTHTEVHFGKSELALSRFSSCIMLIAYGAYLLFQLTNQKNLYMPMAEEEDHIDGSADDEETPEISKWWSILWLSVMTLWIAVLSEYLVNTVEGASVAMNIPVAFISVVVLPIVGNAAEHAGAVMFACKDKLDISLGVAIGSSTQIAMFGVDPILCCSRMDNRLTDEFGLPNV; this is encoded by the exons ATGGCACTCTATTTAGCCAATATCATCTCGATTAATCTGCAGTTAAAAACTTTTACAGTCGGAGGACTTCTAAATGCGACTTTTGGAAACGCTACAGAGTTGATAATATCAATGTATGCATTGAAAAGTGGAATGATTCGTGTAGTGCAGCAGTCACTATTAGGCTCAATTCTGTCCAATACTTTACTAGTGCTTGGATGTGCATTTTTTGGCGGTGGAATTGTTCATTCTAATAAGGAGCAGCTTTTCGACAAG GGAACTGCAGGGATGAATTCGGGGTTGCTTTTAATGGCAGTTATGTGCTTGTTGTTCCCCGCTGTCCTCCACGTTACACACACTGAAGTGCATTTCGGGAAATCAGAGTTGGCACTTTCCAGATTTAGCAGCTGCATTATGCTTATAGCGTATGGCGCGTATCTACTTTTTCAGCTGACCAACCAAAAGAATCTTTACATGCCGATGGCCGAG GAAGAGGATCATATTGATGGAAGTGCAGATGATGAAGAAACTCCGGAGATATCGAAATGGTGGTCAATTTTATGGCTTTCTGTTATGACACTATGGATAGCTGTCCTATCAGAGTACCTTGTTAATACCGTAGAA GGAGCATCCGTTGCAATGAATATTCCTGTAGCATTTATTAGTGTGGTAGTGCTTCCCATTGTTGGAAACGCTGCGGAGCATGCCGGAGCTGTCATGTTTGCCTGCAAAGACAAGCTT GATATATCTTTGGGAGTTGCAATAGGTTCATCAACGCAGATAGCCATGTTTGGGGTAG ATCCCATTCTGTGTTGTAGTCGGATGGATAATAGGCTCACCGATGAATTTGGACTTCCAAATGTTTGA